In a single window of the Brassica napus cultivar Da-Ae unplaced genomic scaffold, Da-Ae ScsIHWf_1783;HRSCAF=2417, whole genome shotgun sequence genome:
- the LOC106446419 gene encoding disease resistance protein RPP2A isoform X3 — translation MNSRLGNEDLRSYFELYIIIKNHSINQVGFNTRLVGGNDWTMNSGSDLFLASLLLLIERDTIQCSNKSFLIETLSLSTFSEMEILFEKYLTTADLSWLNIFLFGANEEVVEYFGLATVFARGAEMILRVQDEEGKPWEFGFLDVNIQFYQLTNGWSNYVKEKQLGVGDIVFLQRIFTDSSRLFIGFSRREAALDGTSSDKLKEVNSPLPLRSHVHSVTEFDPVLVFSCAANQESGERYFISYISTELCLRGFTPLIYDLTRGTLTGCLELPHRSRVGIIIFSNNYASSRQCQDNFVAIMDHSKANSLVLLPVFFKVKVTDIRGQSGSFGRAFSQLENSIQASQVPTFTFIDKHQYMKGGEVILAKNIVSNVCLLLSSENNMKLRGRLQMNSVLSLLYCSQSSAPHIVGLWGMAGIGKTTIAREIFRTQADRYDVCYFLPDFHIACQMRGLSHLRDEFFSKIYGEEKVTVDACDTKLSFLRDRFLSKKVLVVLDGVSSARDAEFLVGGFGWFSGGHTLILTSRNRQVLIQCTAKEIYEIQKLSEHESLHVCSQFAAVQNWKERTSLVSELVNYASGIPLALRALGSSLQNNCIVGEKQHLKTLRQHPLVEIQDAFKRSFDVLDGNEKHIFLDLACFFRGENKDYVVSILDACGFFTDLGIYGLIDESLISLVGNRIEMPNIFQDTGRFVVCQENNETGKRSRLLDPTDIVDVLTNNSGTEAIEGIFLDASGLTFELSTTAFEKMYRLRLLKLYCPTSENHCKVSLPQGLYSLPDELRLLHWERYPLGSLPRNFNPKNIVELNMPYSNMTRLWKGTKNLERLKRIILSHSRQLTKFPRLSKAKNLELIDLEGCTSLVKVNSSILHHQKLTFLSLKDCSRLRSMPATVHLEALKVLNLSGCSELEDLQDFSPNLSELYLAGTAITEIPSSIGGLTRLVTLDLENCNRLQHLPPEISNLKAVVSLSAKRPASSKESRDLASFVDVAPPYRRYRLKRCIEAVILSLRKRKREKIFSIATNLSEVMRASVSTWGFFGLPERPGEPECAYYMKTGGCKFGSDCKFHHPRHRETHIPGKSCVCLVLLHWKLQLGCYLYV, via the exons ATGAATTCGAGGTTAGGAAATGAGGATTTGAGATCttattttgaattatatattattatcaaaaaCCATTCAATAAATCAAGTGGGGTTTAACACGAGGTTGGTGGGTGGAAATGATTGGACTATGAACAGTGGATCTGATCTCTTTCTTGCGTCTCTCCTTCTCTTGATCGAAAGAGATACGATTCAGTGTTCTAACAAGTCCTTCTTGAtcgaaactctctctctctctaccttcAGTGAGATGGAGATTCTCTTCGAGAAATATTTGACAACCGCCGATCTCAGTTGGCTTAACATATTTCTCTTTGGCGCCAACGAGGAGGTCGTTGAGTACTTTGGCTTAGCCACCGTCTTCGCTAGAGGCGCTGAAATGATCCTTCGAGTACAGGATGAGGAAGGCAAGCCATGGGAGTTCGGATTCTTAGACGTCAACATCCAATTCTACCAATTAACCAACGGTTGGAGTAACTACGTTAAGGAGAAGCAGCTTGGTGTCGGAGACATTGTTTTCTTGCAGCGAATTTTCACAGACAGCAGCAGGCTCTTCATTGGCTTTAGTAGGCGCGAAGCTGCTCTCGACGGCACATCCTCTGATAAACTCAAGGAAGTTAACTCTCCTCTCCCGCTAAGAAGTCATGTGCATAGCGTTACAGAGTTTGACCCCGTTTTAGTGTTTTCCTGTGCTGCAAACCAGGAGTCCGGGGAGAGATACTTCATCAGCTACATCTCCACAGAGTTGTGTCTCCGTGGCTTCACCCCTTTGATATATGATCTAACAAGGGGCACATTGACTGGGTGTCTGGAGCTGCCACACAGATCACGGGTTGGTATTATTATTTTCTCCAACAACTATGCTTCTTCTAGACAGTGCCAGGATAATTTTGTGGCAATAATGGACCATTCGAAAGCAAacagccttgtgcttcttccAGTGTTTTTTAAAGTGAAGGTTACAGACATTAGAGGCCAAAGTGGCTCGTTTGGAAGAGCATTCTCACAGCTTGAGAATTCAATTCAGGCATCCCAAGTTCCCACCTTCACCTTCATCGATAAACATCAGTATATGAAAGG GGGAGAGGTTATACTTGCCAAAAATATTGTTAGCAATGTCTGTTTGCTGCTCAGTTCTGAAAATAACATGAAACTAAGAGGAAGGCTTCAAATGAATAGTGTATTGTCTTTACTATATTGTTCTCAATCCTCAGCCCCACATATTGTTGGACTTTGGGGTATGGCTGGCATAGGGAAAACAACCATCGCTAGAGAAATTTTCAGAACACAAGCTGATAGATATGACGTCTGCTACTTTCTGCCAGACTTCCATATAGCGTGTCAAATGAGAGGACTGAGTCATCTGCGTGATGAATTCTTCTCAAAAATCTATGGGGAAGAAAAGGTTACTGTAGACGCATGTGATACAAAACTAAGTTTCCTAAGGGATAGGTTCCTTAGTAAAAAGGTTCTCGTTGTTCTTGATGGCGTGAGTAGTGCTAGAGATGCAGAATTTTTGGTTGGAGGGTTTGGCTGGTTTTCTGGCGGACATACACTCATCTTAACATCTAGAAATAGGCAAGTTCTTATACAGTGTACCGCTAAAGAGATTTACGAAATCCAGAAACTATCCGAGCATGAATCTCTTCACGTATGCTCACAGTTTGCCGCTGTACAAAATTGGAAGGAAAGAACGTCGTTGGTCTCTGAGCTGGTGAACTACGCTAGTGGGATACCACTGGCTCTGCGTGCCTTAGGTTCGTCCTTACAAAATAACTGCATTGTCGGTGAGAAGCAACATCTGAAAACATTGCGTCAACATCCTCTAGTTGAGATTCAGGATGCATTTAAGAGAAGTTTTGATGTACTAGATGGCAACGAGAAGCACATATTTTTGGACCTTGCATGTTTTTTCCGAGGGGAGAATAAAGATTATGTAGTGAGCATCCTTGATGCTTGCGGTTTTTTTACAGATTTAGGAATCTATGGTCTCATCGATGAGTCTCTCATCAGCCTTGTAGGTAACAGAATAGAAATGCCCAACATTTTTCAAGACACGGGTCGATTTGTTGTTTGTCAAGAAAATAATGAGACAGGGAAGCGTAGCAGATTGTTGGATCCTACTGACATTGTTGATGTGCTGACCAACAACTCC GGAACAGAAGCAATTGAAGGCATATTTCTCGATGCATCTGGCTTAACATTTGAGCTGAGTACTACTGCTTTTGAGAAGATGTACAGACTTAGATTGCTCAAGCTCTACTGTCCAACTTCTGAAAACCATTGCAAGGTAAGTCTACCTCAAGGCCTTTACTCTTTGCCTGATGAGCTACGTCTACTCCACTGGGAACGATATCCTCTAGGATCCTTACCTCGGAACTTCAATCCTAAAAATATCGTAGAACTGAACATGCCCTATAGCAACATGACAAGACTATGGAAGGGAACAAAG AATCTTGAGAGGTTGAAGAGGATCATTCTGAGTCACTCCCGACAGTTGACTAAATTCCCAAGGCTTTCAAAGGCCAAAAACCTTGAGCTTATTGATCTTGAAGGATGTACGAGTCTGGTTAAGGTTAACTCATCTATTCTTCATCATCAAAAGCTTACTTTCTTGAGTCTGAAAGACTGTTCACGTTTGCGAAGTATGCCTGCCACGGTTCATTTAGAAGCTCTTAAAGTTCTTAATCTATCTGGCTGCTCAGAGCTCGAGGATCTTCAGGATTTCTCACCAAACCTTAGTGAGCTATATCTCGCTGGGACTGCCATTACAGAAATACCATCTTCAATAGGTGGTCTCACTAGACTTGTTACACTAGATCTGGAGAATTGTAATAGACTTCAGCATCTGCCACCAGAGATAAGTAACCTGAAAGCTGTGGTCAGTCTTAGCGCAAAACGTCCTGCATCTTCCAAGGAATCAAGGGATCTTGCTAGCTTTGTGGATGTGGCACCACCATATAGAAGATATCGGTTGAAGAGATGTATTGAAGCTGTTATTCTGAGCTTAAGAAAAAGGAAGCGAGAAAAGATTTTCTCTATAGCCACAAACCTTTCTGAG GTTATGCGTGCCTCGGTCTCTACCTGGGGATTCTTTGGTTTACCAGAAAGACCCGGCGAACCTGAATGCGCATATTACATGAAGACAGGAGGCTGCAAATTCGGTAGTGACTGTAAATTTCACCATCCGAGACACAGAGAAACTCATATCCCAG GGAAATCCTGTGTGTGCCTCGTATTATTACACTGGAAACTGCAGCTCGGGTGCTACTTGTATGTTTGA
- the LOC106446419 gene encoding disease resistance protein RPP2A isoform X2: protein MNSSGSDLFLASLLLLIERDTIQCSNKSFLIETLSLSTFSEMEILFEKYLTTADLSWLNIFLFGANEEVVEYFGLATVFARGAEMILRVQDEEGKPWEFGFLDVNIQFYQLTNGWSNYVKEKQLGVGDIVFLQRIFTDSSRLFIGFSRREAALDGTSSDKLKEVNSPLPLRSHVHSVTEFDPVLVFSCAANQESGERYFISYISTELCLRGFTPLIYDLTRGTLTGCLELPHRSRVGIIIFSNNYASSRQCQDNFVAIMDHSKANSLVLLPVFFKVKVTDIRGQSGSFGRAFSQLENSIQASQVPTFTFIDKHQYMKGGEVILAKNIVSNVCLLLSSENNMKLRGRLQMNSVLSLLYCSQSSAPHIVGLWGMAGIGKTTIAREIFRTQADRYDVCYFLPDFHIACQMRGLSHLRDEFFSKIYGEEKVTVDACDTKLSFLRDRFLSKKVLVVLDGVSSARDAEFLVGGFGWFSGGHTLILTSRNRQVLIQCTAKEIYEIQKLSEHESLHVCSQFAAVQNWKERTSLVSELVNYASGIPLALRALGSSLQNNCIVGEKQHLKTLRQHPLVEIQDAFKRSFDVLDGNEKHIFLDLACFFRGENKDYVVSILDACGFFTDLGIYGLIDESLISLVGNRIEMPNIFQDTGRFVVCQENNETGKRSRLLDPTDIVDVLTNNSGTEAIEGIFLDASGLTFELSTTAFEKMYRLRLLKLYCPTSENHCKVSLPQGLYSLPDELRLLHWERYPLGSLPRNFNPKNIVELNMPYSNMTRLWKGTKNLERLKRIILSHSRQLTKFPRLSKAKNLELIDLEGCTSLVKVNSSILHHQKLTFLSLKDCSRLRSMPATVHLEALKVLNLSGCSELEDLQDFSPNLSELYLAGTAITEIPSSIGGLTRLVTLDLENCNRLQHLPPEISNLKAVVSLSAKRPASSKESRDLASFVDVAPPYRRYRLKRCIEAVILSLRKRKREKIFSIATNLSEVMRASVSTWGFFGLPERPGEPECAYYMKTGGCKFGSDCKFHHPRHRETHIPGLSSFSHPLRPGNPVCASYYYTGNCSSGATCMFDHPSSIPTHRDTSFVASLTPNLNPRGFSSSIGDSSSELVEAATKKRRIHHNTSPMVSETPLLNLRGFVSSIGDASSKLVEAPTSKVRIAARKKQRIHKNTTSMASETPHLNPPELSSSPGALSSEHVKQNKD from the exons ATGAATTCGAG TGGATCTGATCTCTTTCTTGCGTCTCTCCTTCTCTTGATCGAAAGAGATACGATTCAGTGTTCTAACAAGTCCTTCTTGAtcgaaactctctctctctctaccttcAGTGAGATGGAGATTCTCTTCGAGAAATATTTGACAACCGCCGATCTCAGTTGGCTTAACATATTTCTCTTTGGCGCCAACGAGGAGGTCGTTGAGTACTTTGGCTTAGCCACCGTCTTCGCTAGAGGCGCTGAAATGATCCTTCGAGTACAGGATGAGGAAGGCAAGCCATGGGAGTTCGGATTCTTAGACGTCAACATCCAATTCTACCAATTAACCAACGGTTGGAGTAACTACGTTAAGGAGAAGCAGCTTGGTGTCGGAGACATTGTTTTCTTGCAGCGAATTTTCACAGACAGCAGCAGGCTCTTCATTGGCTTTAGTAGGCGCGAAGCTGCTCTCGACGGCACATCCTCTGATAAACTCAAGGAAGTTAACTCTCCTCTCCCGCTAAGAAGTCATGTGCATAGCGTTACAGAGTTTGACCCCGTTTTAGTGTTTTCCTGTGCTGCAAACCAGGAGTCCGGGGAGAGATACTTCATCAGCTACATCTCCACAGAGTTGTGTCTCCGTGGCTTCACCCCTTTGATATATGATCTAACAAGGGGCACATTGACTGGGTGTCTGGAGCTGCCACACAGATCACGGGTTGGTATTATTATTTTCTCCAACAACTATGCTTCTTCTAGACAGTGCCAGGATAATTTTGTGGCAATAATGGACCATTCGAAAGCAAacagccttgtgcttcttccAGTGTTTTTTAAAGTGAAGGTTACAGACATTAGAGGCCAAAGTGGCTCGTTTGGAAGAGCATTCTCACAGCTTGAGAATTCAATTCAGGCATCCCAAGTTCCCACCTTCACCTTCATCGATAAACATCAGTATATGAAAGG GGGAGAGGTTATACTTGCCAAAAATATTGTTAGCAATGTCTGTTTGCTGCTCAGTTCTGAAAATAACATGAAACTAAGAGGAAGGCTTCAAATGAATAGTGTATTGTCTTTACTATATTGTTCTCAATCCTCAGCCCCACATATTGTTGGACTTTGGGGTATGGCTGGCATAGGGAAAACAACCATCGCTAGAGAAATTTTCAGAACACAAGCTGATAGATATGACGTCTGCTACTTTCTGCCAGACTTCCATATAGCGTGTCAAATGAGAGGACTGAGTCATCTGCGTGATGAATTCTTCTCAAAAATCTATGGGGAAGAAAAGGTTACTGTAGACGCATGTGATACAAAACTAAGTTTCCTAAGGGATAGGTTCCTTAGTAAAAAGGTTCTCGTTGTTCTTGATGGCGTGAGTAGTGCTAGAGATGCAGAATTTTTGGTTGGAGGGTTTGGCTGGTTTTCTGGCGGACATACACTCATCTTAACATCTAGAAATAGGCAAGTTCTTATACAGTGTACCGCTAAAGAGATTTACGAAATCCAGAAACTATCCGAGCATGAATCTCTTCACGTATGCTCACAGTTTGCCGCTGTACAAAATTGGAAGGAAAGAACGTCGTTGGTCTCTGAGCTGGTGAACTACGCTAGTGGGATACCACTGGCTCTGCGTGCCTTAGGTTCGTCCTTACAAAATAACTGCATTGTCGGTGAGAAGCAACATCTGAAAACATTGCGTCAACATCCTCTAGTTGAGATTCAGGATGCATTTAAGAGAAGTTTTGATGTACTAGATGGCAACGAGAAGCACATATTTTTGGACCTTGCATGTTTTTTCCGAGGGGAGAATAAAGATTATGTAGTGAGCATCCTTGATGCTTGCGGTTTTTTTACAGATTTAGGAATCTATGGTCTCATCGATGAGTCTCTCATCAGCCTTGTAGGTAACAGAATAGAAATGCCCAACATTTTTCAAGACACGGGTCGATTTGTTGTTTGTCAAGAAAATAATGAGACAGGGAAGCGTAGCAGATTGTTGGATCCTACTGACATTGTTGATGTGCTGACCAACAACTCC GGAACAGAAGCAATTGAAGGCATATTTCTCGATGCATCTGGCTTAACATTTGAGCTGAGTACTACTGCTTTTGAGAAGATGTACAGACTTAGATTGCTCAAGCTCTACTGTCCAACTTCTGAAAACCATTGCAAGGTAAGTCTACCTCAAGGCCTTTACTCTTTGCCTGATGAGCTACGTCTACTCCACTGGGAACGATATCCTCTAGGATCCTTACCTCGGAACTTCAATCCTAAAAATATCGTAGAACTGAACATGCCCTATAGCAACATGACAAGACTATGGAAGGGAACAAAG AATCTTGAGAGGTTGAAGAGGATCATTCTGAGTCACTCCCGACAGTTGACTAAATTCCCAAGGCTTTCAAAGGCCAAAAACCTTGAGCTTATTGATCTTGAAGGATGTACGAGTCTGGTTAAGGTTAACTCATCTATTCTTCATCATCAAAAGCTTACTTTCTTGAGTCTGAAAGACTGTTCACGTTTGCGAAGTATGCCTGCCACGGTTCATTTAGAAGCTCTTAAAGTTCTTAATCTATCTGGCTGCTCAGAGCTCGAGGATCTTCAGGATTTCTCACCAAACCTTAGTGAGCTATATCTCGCTGGGACTGCCATTACAGAAATACCATCTTCAATAGGTGGTCTCACTAGACTTGTTACACTAGATCTGGAGAATTGTAATAGACTTCAGCATCTGCCACCAGAGATAAGTAACCTGAAAGCTGTGGTCAGTCTTAGCGCAAAACGTCCTGCATCTTCCAAGGAATCAAGGGATCTTGCTAGCTTTGTGGATGTGGCACCACCATATAGAAGATATCGGTTGAAGAGATGTATTGAAGCTGTTATTCTGAGCTTAAGAAAAAGGAAGCGAGAAAAGATTTTCTCTATAGCCACAAACCTTTCTGAG GTTATGCGTGCCTCGGTCTCTACCTGGGGATTCTTTGGTTTACCAGAAAGACCCGGCGAACCTGAATGCGCATATTACATGAAGACAGGAGGCTGCAAATTCGGTAGTGACTGTAAATTTCACCATCCGAGACACAGAGAAACTCATATCCCAGGTTTAAGCTCCTTTAGCCACCCATTACGACCA GGAAATCCTGTGTGTGCCTCGTATTATTACACTGGAAACTGCAGCTCGGGTGCTACTTGTATGTTTGATCACCCATCGTCGATACCGACTCACAGGGACACATCTTTCGTGGCTTCCTTGACACCAAACTTGAATCCGCGAGGATTTTCATCTTCAATTGGAGATTCATCAAGTGAGCTTGTGGAAGCAGCAACTAAGAAACGGAGAATACACCATAACACATCTCCCATGGTTTCTGAGACACCGCTCTTGAATCTGCGAGGATTTGTTTCTTCAATTGGAGATGCATCAAGTAAGCTTGTGGAAGCACCAACTTCGAAAGTAAGAATAGCAGCACGTAAGAAACAACGAATACACAAGAACACAACTTCCATGGCTTCTGAGACGCCACATTTGAATCCCCCAgaactttcttcttctcctggaGCTTTATCAAGTGAACATGTGAAGCAGAACAAGGATTAA
- the LOC106446419 gene encoding disease resistance protein RPP2A isoform X4, with protein sequence MNSRLGNEDLRSYFELYIIIKNHSINQVGFNTRLVGGNDWTMNSGSDLFLASLLLLIERDTIQCSNKSFLIETLSLSTFSEMEILFEKYLTTADLSWLNIFLFGANEEVVEYFGLATVFARGAEMILRVQDEEGKPWEFGFLDVNIQFYQLTNGWSNYVKEKQLGVGDIVFLQRIFTDSSRLFIGFSRREAALDGTSSDKLKEVNSPLPLRSHVHSVTEFDPVLVFSCAANQESGERYFISYISTELCLRGFTPLIYDLTRGTLTGCLELPHRSRVGIIIFSNNYASSRQCQDNFVAIMDHSKANSLVLLPVFFKVKVTDIRGQSGSFGRAFSQLENSIQASQVPTFTFIDKHQYMKGGEVILAKNIVSNVCLLLSSENNMKLRGRLQMNSVLSLLYCSQSSAPHIVGLWGMAGIGKTTIAREIFRTQADRYDVCYFLPDFHIACQMRGLSHLRDEFFSKIYGEEKVTVDACDTKLSFLRDRFLSKKVLVVLDGVSSARDAEFLVGGFGWFSGGHTLILTSRNRQVLIQCTAKEIYEIQKLSEHESLHVCSQFAAVQNWKERTSLVSELVNYASGIPLALRALGSSLQNNCIVGEKQHLKTLRQHPLVEIQDAFKRSFDVLDGNEKHIFLDLACFFRGENKDYVVSILDACGFFTDLGIYGLIDESLISLVGNRIEMPNIFQDTGRFVVCQENNETGKRSRLLDPTDIVDVLTNNSGTEAIEGIFLDASGLTFELSTTAFEKMYRLRLLKLYCPTSENHCKVSLPQGLYSLPDELRLLHWERYPLGSLPRNFNPKNIVELNMPYSNMTRLWKGTKNLERLKRIILSHSRQLTKFPRLSKAKNLELIDLEGCTSLVKVNSSILHHQKLTFLSLKDCSRLRSMPATVHLEALKVLNLSGCSELEDLQDFSPNLSELYLAGTAITEIPSSIGGLTRLVTLDLENCNRLQHLPPEISNLKAVVSLSAKRPASSKESRDLASFVDVAPPYRRYRLKRCIEAVILSLRKRKREKIFSIATNLSELHFAGYACLGLYLGILWFTRKTRRT encoded by the exons ATGAATTCGAGGTTAGGAAATGAGGATTTGAGATCttattttgaattatatattattatcaaaaaCCATTCAATAAATCAAGTGGGGTTTAACACGAGGTTGGTGGGTGGAAATGATTGGACTATGAACAGTGGATCTGATCTCTTTCTTGCGTCTCTCCTTCTCTTGATCGAAAGAGATACGATTCAGTGTTCTAACAAGTCCTTCTTGAtcgaaactctctctctctctaccttcAGTGAGATGGAGATTCTCTTCGAGAAATATTTGACAACCGCCGATCTCAGTTGGCTTAACATATTTCTCTTTGGCGCCAACGAGGAGGTCGTTGAGTACTTTGGCTTAGCCACCGTCTTCGCTAGAGGCGCTGAAATGATCCTTCGAGTACAGGATGAGGAAGGCAAGCCATGGGAGTTCGGATTCTTAGACGTCAACATCCAATTCTACCAATTAACCAACGGTTGGAGTAACTACGTTAAGGAGAAGCAGCTTGGTGTCGGAGACATTGTTTTCTTGCAGCGAATTTTCACAGACAGCAGCAGGCTCTTCATTGGCTTTAGTAGGCGCGAAGCTGCTCTCGACGGCACATCCTCTGATAAACTCAAGGAAGTTAACTCTCCTCTCCCGCTAAGAAGTCATGTGCATAGCGTTACAGAGTTTGACCCCGTTTTAGTGTTTTCCTGTGCTGCAAACCAGGAGTCCGGGGAGAGATACTTCATCAGCTACATCTCCACAGAGTTGTGTCTCCGTGGCTTCACCCCTTTGATATATGATCTAACAAGGGGCACATTGACTGGGTGTCTGGAGCTGCCACACAGATCACGGGTTGGTATTATTATTTTCTCCAACAACTATGCTTCTTCTAGACAGTGCCAGGATAATTTTGTGGCAATAATGGACCATTCGAAAGCAAacagccttgtgcttcttccAGTGTTTTTTAAAGTGAAGGTTACAGACATTAGAGGCCAAAGTGGCTCGTTTGGAAGAGCATTCTCACAGCTTGAGAATTCAATTCAGGCATCCCAAGTTCCCACCTTCACCTTCATCGATAAACATCAGTATATGAAAGG GGGAGAGGTTATACTTGCCAAAAATATTGTTAGCAATGTCTGTTTGCTGCTCAGTTCTGAAAATAACATGAAACTAAGAGGAAGGCTTCAAATGAATAGTGTATTGTCTTTACTATATTGTTCTCAATCCTCAGCCCCACATATTGTTGGACTTTGGGGTATGGCTGGCATAGGGAAAACAACCATCGCTAGAGAAATTTTCAGAACACAAGCTGATAGATATGACGTCTGCTACTTTCTGCCAGACTTCCATATAGCGTGTCAAATGAGAGGACTGAGTCATCTGCGTGATGAATTCTTCTCAAAAATCTATGGGGAAGAAAAGGTTACTGTAGACGCATGTGATACAAAACTAAGTTTCCTAAGGGATAGGTTCCTTAGTAAAAAGGTTCTCGTTGTTCTTGATGGCGTGAGTAGTGCTAGAGATGCAGAATTTTTGGTTGGAGGGTTTGGCTGGTTTTCTGGCGGACATACACTCATCTTAACATCTAGAAATAGGCAAGTTCTTATACAGTGTACCGCTAAAGAGATTTACGAAATCCAGAAACTATCCGAGCATGAATCTCTTCACGTATGCTCACAGTTTGCCGCTGTACAAAATTGGAAGGAAAGAACGTCGTTGGTCTCTGAGCTGGTGAACTACGCTAGTGGGATACCACTGGCTCTGCGTGCCTTAGGTTCGTCCTTACAAAATAACTGCATTGTCGGTGAGAAGCAACATCTGAAAACATTGCGTCAACATCCTCTAGTTGAGATTCAGGATGCATTTAAGAGAAGTTTTGATGTACTAGATGGCAACGAGAAGCACATATTTTTGGACCTTGCATGTTTTTTCCGAGGGGAGAATAAAGATTATGTAGTGAGCATCCTTGATGCTTGCGGTTTTTTTACAGATTTAGGAATCTATGGTCTCATCGATGAGTCTCTCATCAGCCTTGTAGGTAACAGAATAGAAATGCCCAACATTTTTCAAGACACGGGTCGATTTGTTGTTTGTCAAGAAAATAATGAGACAGGGAAGCGTAGCAGATTGTTGGATCCTACTGACATTGTTGATGTGCTGACCAACAACTCC GGAACAGAAGCAATTGAAGGCATATTTCTCGATGCATCTGGCTTAACATTTGAGCTGAGTACTACTGCTTTTGAGAAGATGTACAGACTTAGATTGCTCAAGCTCTACTGTCCAACTTCTGAAAACCATTGCAAGGTAAGTCTACCTCAAGGCCTTTACTCTTTGCCTGATGAGCTACGTCTACTCCACTGGGAACGATATCCTCTAGGATCCTTACCTCGGAACTTCAATCCTAAAAATATCGTAGAACTGAACATGCCCTATAGCAACATGACAAGACTATGGAAGGGAACAAAG AATCTTGAGAGGTTGAAGAGGATCATTCTGAGTCACTCCCGACAGTTGACTAAATTCCCAAGGCTTTCAAAGGCCAAAAACCTTGAGCTTATTGATCTTGAAGGATGTACGAGTCTGGTTAAGGTTAACTCATCTATTCTTCATCATCAAAAGCTTACTTTCTTGAGTCTGAAAGACTGTTCACGTTTGCGAAGTATGCCTGCCACGGTTCATTTAGAAGCTCTTAAAGTTCTTAATCTATCTGGCTGCTCAGAGCTCGAGGATCTTCAGGATTTCTCACCAAACCTTAGTGAGCTATATCTCGCTGGGACTGCCATTACAGAAATACCATCTTCAATAGGTGGTCTCACTAGACTTGTTACACTAGATCTGGAGAATTGTAATAGACTTCAGCATCTGCCACCAGAGATAAGTAACCTGAAAGCTGTGGTCAGTCTTAGCGCAAAACGTCCTGCATCTTCCAAGGAATCAAGGGATCTTGCTAGCTTTGTGGATGTGGCACCACCATATAGAAGATATCGGTTGAAGAGATGTATTGAAGCTGTTATTCTGAGCTTAAGAAAAAGGAAGCGAGAAAAGATTTTCTCTATAGCCACAAACCTTTCTGAG CTTCATTTTGCAGGTTATGCGTGCCTCGGTCTCTACCTGGGGATTCTTTGGTTTACCAGAAAGACCCGGCGAACCTGA